A portion of the Camelus ferus isolate YT-003-E chromosome 16, BCGSAC_Cfer_1.0, whole genome shotgun sequence genome contains these proteins:
- the TMEM92 gene encoding transmembrane protein 92 isoform X2 has product MSNTWVPGLVPSLLLGLLAGFQQAAATCGLLFTCPKGFRCCGNSCCQEYQPEVYELFSGPLRKPEQDPPMDHEGTPERPSVAPPERVRESISEPPPPYNEVILKPVLGLPPMEPPPPYSFNPEEYARVHRGIDNPAF; this is encoded by the exons ATGTCTAACACCTGGGTCCCCGGCCTCGTACCCTCCTTGCTGCTCGGCCTGCTGGCCGGCTTCCAACAG GCTGCAGCCACATGTGGTCTCTTATT CACCTGCCCTAAAGGATTCAGATGCTGTGGTAACAGCTGCTGCCAAGAGTACCAGCCAGAGGTGTATGAGCTCTTCTCCGGCCCCTTGAG AAAGCCGGAGCAGGACCCCCCGATGGATCACGAGGGGACACCGGAACGGCCTTCCGTCGCTCCCCCCGAGAGGGTCAGGGAATCCATTTCTGAGCCCCCACCTCCCTACAATGAG gtgattctgaagccCGTACTGGGCCTGCCTCCCATGGAGCCACCCCCTCCCTACAGCTTCAATCCTGAAGAATATGCCAGGGTACACAGAGGCATCGACAACCCAGCCTTCTGA
- the TMEM92 gene encoding transmembrane protein 92 isoform X1 has protein sequence MSNTWVPGLVPSLLLGLLAGFQQAAATCGLLFTCPKGFRCCGNSCCQEYQPEVYELFSGPLRTSVIVILIILPLLCVCDLAKRFCRKCRKPEQDPPMDHEGTPERPSVAPPERVRESISEPPPPYNEVILKPVLGLPPMEPPPPYSFNPEEYARVHRGIDNPAF, from the exons ATGTCTAACACCTGGGTCCCCGGCCTCGTACCCTCCTTGCTGCTCGGCCTGCTGGCCGGCTTCCAACAG GCTGCAGCCACATGTGGTCTCTTATT CACCTGCCCTAAAGGATTCAGATGCTGTGGTAACAGCTGCTGCCAAGAGTACCAGCCAGAGGTGTATGAGCTCTTCTCCGGCCCCTTGAG AACCTCTGTCATCGTCATCCTGATCATCTTGCCACTCTTGTGCGTCTGTGACCTGGCTAAGCGCTTCTGTCGCAAATGCAGAAAGCCGGAGCAGGACCCCCCGATGGATCACGAGGGGACACCGGAACGGCCTTCCGTCGCTCCCCCCGAGAGGGTCAGGGAATCCATTTCTGAGCCCCCACCTCCCTACAATGAG gtgattctgaagccCGTACTGGGCCTGCCTCCCATGGAGCCACCCCCTCCCTACAGCTTCAATCCTGAAGAATATGCCAGGGTACACAGAGGCATCGACAACCCAGCCTTCTGA
- the LOC102509862 gene encoding LOW QUALITY PROTEIN: uncharacterized protein C8orf58-like (The sequence of the model RefSeq protein was modified relative to this genomic sequence to represent the inferred CDS: substituted 1 base at 1 genomic stop codon) — MLGLRRAFAMEPLSGRDVTGEDLARGCLVPGVTSTYRPDAAPGYSSDSWEGGGKLRGLERQMPLLKLAFQDSGVEMVVGDSSPATSRGLSQDSLNFEPMGSPETLALGAVEPPAHLRRLLASRKLEQVLERAPQLLTSPASLSQHYRSLSPPSQPGCEKPLFGAGVQEATEAESDLEAHLEEAEVVRPEAQACLPGQGLRYLEHLCLVLKQTARLQQLYLQLQTRRASGDPEEESEESAVAPSSPSSHAPGSEVHEPWEQLSQTEETGAKTASPPKAGVRSPSPPRLSEAPAEXANAFPSSQGHKVKVLLNQIRWRSPRPAEPSALPDGPARRTASGGLRERPPCHPLRKTFMPSLAVKKQRTKKFSLH; from the coding sequence ATGCTGGGCCTGCGGCGCGCCTTCGCCATGGAGCCACTCAGCGGCCGGGATGTCACTGGCGAGGACCTGGCACGTGGCTGCCTAGTGCCTGGAGTCACCAGCACCTACAGACCGGATGCTGCTCCAGGGTACTCGTCAGActcctgggagggaggtggcaaGCTGAGAGGTCTTGAAAGGCAGATGCCGCTTCTCAAACTGGCCTTCCAGGACTCAGGAGTGGAGATGGTGGTTGGGGACAGCTCCCCGGCCACCTCACGGGGGCTTTCTCAAGACTCTCTGAACTTTGAGCCCATGGGGAGCCCTGAGACCCTGGCTCTTGGGGCGGTGGAGCCTCCTGCCCACCTAAGACGGCTTCTGGCCAGCCGTAAGCTGGAGCAGGTGCTGGAGCGGGCCCCCCAGCTCCTGACTTCCCCTGCCAGCTTGTCACAACACTACCGCTCCCTGAGCCCGCCCAGCCAGCCTGGGTGTGAAAAGCCTCTTTTTGGAGCAGGGGTACAGGAGGCCACTGAGGCAGAGAGTGACCTAGAGGCACACCTGGAAGAAGCAGAGGTGGTGAGGCCTGAAGCCCAGGCCTGCCTCCCGGGGCAGGGTCTTCGCTACCTGGAACACCTGTGCCTAGTGCTGAAGCAGACGGCGAGGCTCCAGCAGCTCTACCTGCAGCTGCAGACTCGGAGGGCCTCTGGGGATCCTGAAGAGGAGTCGGAGGAGTCGGCTGTGGCCCCTTCATCTccatcctctcatgccccagGCAGTGAGGTCCATGAGCCATGGGAGCAGCTCAGCCAGACTGAGGAGACAGGAGCAAAAACAGCTTCACCCCCAAAGGCAGGGGTccgcagccccagccctcccaggctGTCAGAGGCCCCAGCAGAGTGAGCTAACGCCTTCCCAtcctcccagggacacaaggtCAAGGTCCTCCTCAACCAGATCCGATGGAGAAGCCCTCGACCTGCTGAACCCTCTGCCCTTCCTGACGGCCCTGCCCGCAGGACAGCATCAGGGGGCCTCCGTGAAAGGCCTCCATGCCACCCCCTCCGGAAGACCTTTATGCCATCGTTAGCAGTTAAgaagcaaagaacaaaaaaattttctttgcacTGA